The following coding sequences are from one Schizosaccharomyces osmophilus chromosome 1, complete sequence window:
- the mug178 gene encoding mitochondrial ribosomal protein subunit L51-b → MKFIDLFRNSRAVTLTRIIPEDLTVKPGNACFPSLQALTAKKSQRNRGDWGVKRKFPIFSTRHISVDQFDTPESQCSFSPSDRFVRTLKRLQDLNLPVTNRKVEDYDKFAQFFLPQSFPYSNAYLAQKPNLQRGALYANIQLLDSSSEQETMRSKMNTFISTKNIPLPFSYGRSTASSKELMFGVAGIITSTGSTRDPRPNDMSFYVQTLSADKDGRIIPSLNRKNKMLQADVF, encoded by the coding sequence ATGAAGTTTATCGACCTATTCCGAAACTCACGGGCTGTAACTTTGACTCGTATTATACCTGAAGACTTGACTGTAAAACCCGGGAATGCATGTTTCCCATCTCTGCAAGCGTTGACTGCAAAAAAATCACAACGGAATCGAGGCGATTGGGGTGTGAAGCGGAAATTTCCCATTTTCAGTACCCGACATATATCTGTTGACCAATTCGATACTCCCGAGAGTCAATGCTCCTTTTCCCCCAGCGACCGCTTTGTGCGGACGCTGAAACGTTTACAGGATCTGAACCTTCCGGTGACAAACAGAAAGGTTGAAGATTATGATAAATTTGCTCAGTTTTTCCTTCCTCAAAGCTTTCCATACAGCAACGCCTATCTTGCACAAAAACCCAACCTGCAGCGTGGTGCGCTTTACGCCAATATCCAACTGTTAGATTCGTCGTCCGAACAAGAGACCATGCGTTCTAAAATGAACACATTTATATCTACCAAAAACATACCGTTACCATTTTCTTACGGAAGATCAACTGCTTCCTCAAAGGAACTTATGTTCGGAGTAGCTGGTATCATCACTTCTACTGGTAGTACAAGAGATCCACGTCCCAATGATATGTCCTTCTATGTTCAGACATTAAGTGCGGATAAAGATGGTCGGATTATTCCGAGTTTAAAcaggaaaaataaaatgctTCAAGCGGATGTGTTTTGA
- the ade9 gene encoding C-1-tetrahydrofolatesynthase Ade9, translated as MIVSNLFWSRLVLKNASQVKRKINERLFSHSSFLKAANILDGKQLSRKMQNSVAEEVERLKRMDEKYHPSLAIVQVGKREDSNVYVRMKERAAKKIGIAYKHYAFPDSISQSTLLREVRKLNNDQSVHGILVQLPLPRHLNEKTVTESILAEKDVDGFGAVNIGMLAKNTSTPIHVPCTPMGVMELLHQYSIPIAGKNAVILGRSDIVGNPVSYLLRQENATVTVCHSHTENLPEQIAKADILVAALGKPEFVRGEWLKPGAVVIDVGINAIHHNGKRTLVGDVHYPSVSQVAGYITPVPGGVGPMTVAMLMCNTVKAAELLRNKSILRKVSINEIALKDPVPSDIEITKSQELKKITTVAKELGIHETEIETYGHYKAKVDMKLYERLKHRNDGHYIVVSGITPTPFGEGKSTVVAGLVQAIGHLGKLGIACVRQPSQGPTFGVKGGAAGGGYAQFVPMDDFNLHMTGDIHAVTAANNLLVAALETRMFHESTQSDAALIRRLLPLKDGRRVIPKGLLQRWNKICNNLGHDPSELENVSQELLEKFVRLNIDPETITSNRVLDVNDRFLREIELGLACTEKGRSRKTSFDISVASECMSILALSNDLKDMRHRLTNMVIANDKKGDPVTAGDLGVAGAMAVLLKDAIKPNLMQTLEGTPVLVHAGPFANISIGASSTIADKVGLKLAGTESFENADKAGYVVTEAGFASDMGMEKFFNIKCRSSGLKPSAVVLVATVKALKLHGGGPELKPGAPLPDEYLLENLDLVRRGCANMVQHIRNSQKFNVPVVIAINSFRTDTNKEYEIIRQEALDAGAVDAIPSYQFSKGGQGAIGLAEAVMKACSTPNEGGFKFLYDTKAPIEEKITTIAKEMYGAKGVEFSPLAERRMKDFKRQGYERLPICMAKTQYSLSHDPKLLNVPKDFVVPIRDMRLNAGAGFIYPLTAKIQTIPGLPTAPAYLNINLTDDGEILGLS; from the exons ATGATTGTTTCAAACCTTTTTTGGAGTAGGCttgttttaaaaaatgcaagtcaagtaaaaagaaaaataaatgagCGATTGTTTAGCCATTCGTCGTTTTTGAAAGCAGCAAACATTCTCGATGGAAAACAATTGTCTAG AAAAATGCAGAATTCTGTTGCTGAAGAGGTTGAACGGTTGAAACGAATGGatgaaaaatatcatcCTTCCCTCGCAATCGTTCAGGTTGGTAAGAGGGAAGATTCCAACGTATACGTCCGCATGAAAGAGAGGGCAGCCAAGAAAATTGGCATTGCATACAAGCATTATGCATTTCCTGATAGTATTAGCCAATCTACCCTATTGCGTGAAGTACGAAAGTTAAACAATGACCAGAGTGTCCATGGAATTCTCGTTCAATTACCACTTCCTCGTCACCTCAATGAGAAAACCGTTACTGAATCCATTCTAGCTGAAAAAGATGTTGATGGTTTTGGTGCTGTGAACATCGGTATGCTTGCAAAAAACACGTCAACACCCATCCATGTTCCTTGCACACCCATGGGGGTTATGGAGTTGCTCCATCAGTATAGCATTCCCATTGCCGGTAAAAATGCAGTCATCCTTGGGAGAAGCGATATTGTCGGGAATCCCGTAAGCTACTTGCTTCGTCAAGAAAACGCTACTGTTACCGTTTGTCATTCTCATACGGAAAATCTACCAGAGCAAATTGCAAAAGCAGATATCTTAGTTGCTGCATTAGGCAAACCAGAGTTCGTTCGTGGAGAATGGCTTAAGCCGGGTGCAGTGGTCATTGATGTTGGAATTAATGCTATACACCATAATGGCAAGCGCACACTAGTTGGTGATGTCCATTATCCTTCTGTTTCTCAAGTTGCTGGCTACATTACTCCTGTTCCAGGCGGTGTCGGTCCTATGACTGTTGCAATGTTAATGTGTAATACCGTCAAAGCAGCTGAGCTCTtgagaaacaaaagcattttACGTAAAGTTTCCATCAACGAAATAGCTCTGAAAGATCCTGTTCCTTCTGATATTGAAATAACAAAATCTCAAGAGTTAAAGAAAATCACCACCGTGGCTAAAGAATTGGGAATACATGAAACGGAAATCGAAACATATGGTCATTATAAGGCAAAAGTTGACATGAAACTATATGAGCGATTGAAGCATCGTAATGATGGTCACTATATTGTTGTCAGTGGAATCACTCCTACACCGTTCGGGGAGGGAAAGAGTACCGTAGTTGCGGGACTGGTTCAAGCTATTGGTCATTTAGGTAAACTGGGTATTGCTTGTGTTCGTCAACCCTCCCAAGGCCCCACCTTTGGCGTTAAAGGTGGAGCAGCTGGTGGTGGTTATGCCCAATTTGTTCCTATGGATGATTTTAACTTGCATATGACGGGTGATATCCATGCCGTTACAGCTGCTAATAACCTTTTAGTTGCTGCTCTTGAAACCAGGATGTTTCATGAAAGCACACAAAGTGATGCAGCTTTGATTAGAAGATTGCTACCTTTAAAGGATGGTCGTCGTGTTATTCCTAAAGGTTTGCTTCAAAGATGGAACAAAATCTGCAATAATTTAGGTCATGACCCAAGTGAACTTGAAAATGTCAGTCAGGAATTGTTGGAGAAATTTGTTCGCCTAAATATTGACCCTGAAACTATTACCTCCAATCGTGTCTTAGATGTTAACGATCGCTTTTTAAGAGAAATTGAACTTGGTTTAGCCTGCACCGAAAAGGGACGGAGTCGGAAGACTTCCTTTGACATATCCGTCGCCAGTGAATGTATGTCAATTTTGGCTCTTTCAAATGATTTGAAAGATATGAGACACCGCTTAACCAATATGGTAATCGCCAATGACAAAAAAGGTGATCCGGTAACTGCTGGAGATCTTGGTGTAGCAGGAGCTATGGCTGTCTTGTTAAAAGATGCTATTAAACCTAACCTTATGCAGACGCTGGAAGGTACACCTGTTTTGGTACACGCCGGGCCGTTTGCAAACATCAGTATTGGCGCTTCTTCCACTATAGCTGACAAAGTTGGCCTTAAACTAGCTGGTACAGAATCCTTTGAAAATGCTGATAAGGCTGGTTATGTTGTCACCGAGGCTGGTTTTGCTTCTGACATGGGTatggaaaagtttttcaacATCAAATGTAGAAGCTCAGGATTGAAACCAAGTGCAGTAGTTTTAGTGGCCACAGTAAAAGCTCTTAAGCTTCATGGTGGTGGCCCAGAACTTAAGCCCGGTGCACCTTTGCCCGATGAATACCTCTTAGAGAATCTGGATCTTGTTCGCAGAGGCTGTGCGAATATGGTTCAACATATACGaaattctcaaaaattCAACGTCCCGGTGGTGATAGCAATTAATAGCTTTAGAACCGATACTAACAAGGAATATGAAATTATTCGTCAAGAAGCTCTCGATGCTGGAGCCGTTGACGCTATCCCTTCCTACCAATTTAGTAAGGGTGGTCAGGGAGCCATTGGTTTGGCGGAAGCCGTAATGAAAGCTTGCTCTACCCCCAATGAAGGTGGGTTTAAGTTTCTGTATGATACGAAGGCCCCGatcgaagaaaaaattacaacTATCGCGAAGGAGATGTACGGTGCTAAAGGGGTTGAGTTTAGTCCTTTGGCGGAAAGACGTATGAAGGATTTTAAGCGTCAAGGATACGAGCGTTTACCCATTTGTATGGCTAAGACTCAATATTCACTTTCGCATGACCCTAAGCTGTTAAACGTTCCTAAAGACTTCGTCGTACCGATTCGTGATATGCGTTTGAATGCTGGAGCTGGGTTTATCTATCCCTTAACAGCTAAAATCCAAACCATTCCTGGTTTACCTACGGCTCCTGCTTATCTTAATATAAATTTGACTGACGATGGTGAAATCTTGGGTCTTTCTTAA
- the crs1 gene encoding meiosis specific cyclin Crs1, with protein sequence MLASKYETCLLFNDQRKNLESPYGEIRFKDNLTKVSPSDAELSDSLTVHFKSLRRDSTLNRIIEQEMNGVRKIIPEAIWKNLSYSQKRWQLFTVLYEEAIDYVSMDTLCIAISLLDRCYSTKPSIPSKAFKIYAIGTLFVACKLTSDYTVAKKSFCKQLAPSLSIRELEKYEKIVLSLLSYNIYVLSLPSVESYLTPLIFQHWFFKTLSEEDSEQLMCEWQYMLIEIMKDCRFTAFRPSEIICASLWIILDVMWPSRFVITSFFYLCTSMDIEDDKENELKYLKRFNDCIELIFKKSPSFSRG encoded by the exons ATGCTGGCATCTAAATATGAAACATGTTTACTATTCAATGATCAACGAAAGAACCTGGAATCACCTTATGGAGAAATTCGTTTTAAAGACAACTTAACCAAAGTATCACCAAGTGATGCAGAACTTTCTGATTCTTTGACCGTTCATTTTAAGTCTCTTCGACGCGATAGTACCTTAAATCGGATCATCGAACAGGAAATGAACGGTGTTAGAAAGATTATACCTGAAGCCATATGGAAGAACTTGTCATATTCTCAAAAACGTTGGCAGCTGTTTACAGTTTTATACGAG GAAGCTATTGACTATGTTTCAATGGATACTCTGTGCATTGCAATATCACTTTTAGATCGTTGCTATTCTACGAAACCCTCTATCCCTTCGAAAGCTTTCAAGATTTATGCAATTGGAACTTTGTTTGTCGCCTGTAAACTCACAAGCGACTATACGGTTG ctaaaaaaagtttctgtAAGCAGCTTGCACCAAGTCTATCGATACGTGAATTGGAG aaatatgaaaaaattgtactGTCGCTATTGTCCTACAATATTTATGTCTTATCGCTTCCGTCCGTTGAATCCTACCTTACTCCTCTAATTTTCCAGCAttggtttttcaaaactcTTTCAGAAGAGGATTCCGAGCAGCTGATGTGTGAGTGGCAGTACATGTTAATTGAGATAATGAAGG ATTGTCGATTTACTGCGTTTAGGCCAAGTGAAATTATATGCGCCTCCCTATGGATCATCCTCGATGTTATGTGGCCTTCTCGATTTGTAATtacttctttcttctatttgTGTACTTCTATGGACATTGAAGAtgacaaagaaaacgaacTGAAATACTTAAAACGATTTAATGACTGCATTGAACtcatatttaaaaaatcacCCTCTTTTTCAAGAGGATAA
- the mug110 gene encoding Schizosaccharomyces specific protein Mug110, which yields MLSSLCFSSIQSNLYFLRLLKEMDQKELWFCLTFIKLMMVHEENMAWSVIFAKIKCLFTLEDTQKCSSLHSSFKSIYLKEVGERKRKKRGKSRIYFVYIIYTSIVKGKYKHFGTIVGMESQAESFSAEADIEQEDLQIFKFMIGLAISVPMLILCLIIVRRYIDCKHKKYRIFRAVLCCMPIYDEEDCEADFYNLPVTESTITLPRYSPNLQENEELLGASGEREGIDVVLTPSRLPDTEPNPYPFLYNASSRLRFIQRMEIEKLQSPRISYHNLGVGRCNGSRILPSYPEPARIHVPPNDPNDPSDVQSASSQSTIVSEFFPMPASPASAPTPNSYSPPPPPPYCYGTIITPSLENSVFSNASTLVSA from the exons ATGTTGAGTTCCTTATGCTTTTCAAGCATTCAGTCAAACCTCTATTTTCTACGGTTACTGAAAGAGATGGATCAAAAAGAACTATGGTTTTGTTTAACATTTATAAAATTGATGATGgttcatgaagaaaatatggCTTGGTCGGTAATATTTGCTAAAATCaagtgtttgtttacattggAAGATACTCAAAAATGTTCGTCCCTTCATTCTTCCTTTAAGAGcatttatttaaaagagGTTggagaaaggaaaaggaaaaagagagGAAAGAGCcgtatttattttgtataTATTATTTACACTAGTATTGTTAAGGGGaaatataaacattttGGGACGATTGTCGGAATGGAAAGCCAAGCAGAAAGTTTTTCAGCAGAAGCTGATATTGAACAGGAGGATCTgcaaatttttaaattt ATGATCGGCCTTGCGATCTCGGTACCTATGCTTATCCTGTGTTTAATCATAGTCAGAAGGTATATTGATtgtaaacataaaaaatatcGAATTTTCCGAGCGGTGTTGTGTTGCATGCCCATCtacgatgaagaagattgtGAAGCAGACTTTTATAATCTTCCAGTTACTGAATCTACGATCACTCTTCCTCGCTACTCCCCGAACCTAcaagaaaacgaagagtTACTTGGTGCTTCTGGAGAACGCGAGGGCATTGATGTCGTTTTAACGCCTTCACGGCTTCCTGATACAGAGCCTAACCCGTATCCCTTTTTGTACAATGCAAGTAGCAGATTGCGCTTCATCCaaagaatggaaattgaaaagttgCAGTCACCAAGAATATCTTACCACAACCTTGGAGTTGGACGTTGTAATGGAAGTCGTATTTTGCCGTCTTATCCTGAACCTGCGCGCATACACGTTCCTCCAAATGACCCCAATGATCCTTCTGATGTACAATCTGCTTCTTCCCAGAGCACAATTGTTTCAGAGTTCTTCCCTATGCCTGCATCACCTGCATCTGCACCTACGCCTAATTCTTActctcctcctcctcctcctccttACTGCTACGGCACTATCATTACACCTTCCCTTGAGAATAGTGTTTTTTCGAATGCTAGTACCTTGGTGAGTGCTTAG
- the myr1 gene encoding N-myristoyltransferase Myr1: MDKKNTQEEKNSQSSYSEGGIRELLDRLALRSSVEEEKEAPAKTYDDYKFWKTQPVPKFDEECEAEGPIDPNTDIEKVSKEPYRLLKEFEWTTMNLEDDNELREVYELLTENYVEDSSAMLRFAYSAEFLRWALMCPGYVKDWHVGVRVKASNKLVAFISAVPLVIRLRDKLFEKCAEVNFLCIHKKLRNKRLTPLLIKEVTRRCHLLDVWQAVYTGGILLPSPVSVCRYLHRSLNWKKLYEIGFAPLPFGSSPTKEMAKYHLPSATATPGLRPMEKRDVAQVQSLLSRYLERFELAHFFTETEVQHSFLGDSEVSKGPVIWSYVAEDPKTKKITDFFSFYSLPSSVLGNPQYNDIKAAYLYYYASDSYPKDDSKASLDTFVERCKLLIKDSLIIANRLRFDVFNAVTVMDNNLFLKDLRFGEGDGYLNYYIYNYRCPKVPGGIDSQNNIDKSRPSGMGFVMI, encoded by the exons ATGGATAAGAAAAATACccaagaagagaaaaattcaCAAAGCTCTTATTCCGAGGGCGGAATTCGCGAACTTTTGGATCGTTTAGCACTTCGTTCTTcagtagaagaagaaaaggaagctcCAGCCAAGACATATGATGATTACAAGTTTTGGAAGACCCAACCAGTTCCTAAATTTG ATGAAGAATGCGAAGCTGAAGGACCTATTGACCCAAATACTGACATTGAAAAGGTTTCAAAGGAACCCTATCGTTTATTGAAAGAGTTTGAATGGACAACCATGAATTTAGAAGACGATAACGAG TTGCGCGAGGTTTATGAACTTTTAACGGAAAACTATGTGGAAGACTCTTCCGCGATGTTACGATTTGCTTATTCCGCTGAATTCTTGAGATGGGCTTTAATGTGCCCCGGATACGTCAAAGATTGGCACGTTGGTGTTCGAGTCAAGGCTTCCAACAAGTTAGTTGCATTCATTTCGGCAGTGCCTTTGGTGATTCGTTTGCGTGACAAACTGTTCGAGAAGTGCGCTGAAGTTAACTTTTTGTGTATTCACAAAAAGTTACGTAACAAACGTCTCACACCTCTTTTGATTAAGGAAGTTACTCGTAGATGCCATCTTTTGGATGTTTGGCAAGCTGTTTACACTGGCGGTATTTTGCTTCCTAGTCCAGTTAGTGTGTGCCGTTACTTGCACCGCAGCCTAAACTGGAAAAAGTTGTATGAGATTGGCTTTGCTCCTCTTCCATTTGGAAGCTCTCCTACTAAGGAAATGGCCAAATATCATTTGCCCTCTGCGACAGCAACTCCTGGATTGCGTCCTATGGAAAAGCGCGATGTCGCCCAAGTTCAATCTTTACTGTCTCGCTATTTAGAGAGATTTGAATTGGCACATTTCTTTACCGAAACTGAAGTGCAACACTCGTTTCTCGGCGATAGCGAAGTTTCTAAAGGACCTGTCATTTGGAGCTATGTAGCAGAAGATCCtaaaacgaagaaaatcactgactttttttccttttattcaCTTCCTTCCAGTGTCCTCGGCAATCCTCAATACAATGATATTAAAGCAGCTTACTTGTATTATTATGCTTCCGATTCTTATCCTAAAGACGATTCCAAGGCTTCTTTGGATACTTTCGTTGAAAGATGCAAGCTTTTGATCAAGGATTCCTTAATTATTGCTAACCGC CTTCGTTTTGATGTGTTCAACGCCGTGACCGTAATGGATAACAAcctatttttgaaagacCTTCGATTTGGTGAAGGTGATGGCTACCTCAATTATTATATCTATAACTACCGCTGTCCTAAGGTTCCCGGAGGAATTGACTCTCAAAACAATATTGACAAGTCAAGACCGAGCGGTATGGGTTTTGTTATGATTTAA